The following DNA comes from Bradyrhizobium sp. SK17.
TGGCTTGCCGTCGGCCGTCACGAGGCCGGCGTCGATGGCCGCGCGCGCCCGTGCCCGGCTTTCGAACAGGCCGCGTTCGACCAGCAGCACATCGATGCGCTTGCCGGCCGACGGCTCGTTGTCGCCCGCCTTGCTCACTTGGTGCCCTGCCGGCGCTGCGCCGCGGCGAGCCGCACGCAGGCCTCGAAGGACGTGAGGTCGTGCCAGAGGTCGGCCGCGGGCTCGCGCGGCGTCACCAGTGGACTGCCGTGCAGGTCGAGCGCGTGCATCATCATCAGATTGTCAGGCAATCCAAACTCTTCCACCGTCAGCCCCTCCGCGTCGATCAGGCGTCCGTCGGGCGCCGGCGCCACCTGCTGTAGCCGCGCCACCCGATTGGCGTAGGAGGTGGGATCGTTCGAATAGGCGAGGCACAGCTTGCCGCGTCCCGCCATGTAGCCGAGTTCGTAGACGGTGCCTGCGTCGGCACTGGGGCCGCGAAACGGCGTCAAATTGGCGATGATGGCGTCGGCCGACTCCATCATCGCCTCGTTGCTTTTGAAAATGGTAAGCGAAGCGCCGGCAGTCGTGGGATTGATGCTGTTGTCGAGCGGATACAGCCCGGTCAGCCCGTGATAGGCACACACCTCCGCCTTGCGGCGTCCGATCTCCACGGCATCCGGCAGGAATACGTCAGGACCTGCCAGATAGACTCTCATGGACTTGCCCAGGACAAGATCGACTTGAAACCTCTCCCTTTGGGAGAGGCGCGGGTGAGGGGTTATGCTCTTTCGTGGGACCTCACCCCCTCACCCGGATCGCTCGCGCGATCCGACCTCTCCCCGGTGGGGAGAGGTGGAAGGCGATTACGCGAGCTTGACGGTCTCGGTCTTGTAGTCCTTGCCGAGGGTTTCGAACACCTTGGCAACGATGCTCTTGGCGTCGAGACCCGCGCGGGCATACATCGCCGCCGGCGTGTCGTGGTCGAGGAACACGTCGGGCAGCACCATCGAGCGGAACTTGAGCATGCCGCTATCGAGCATGCCGTGGTCGGTCAGGAACTGCACCACATGCGAGCCGAATCCGCCGACCGAGCCTTCCTCGATCGTGATCAGGATCTCGTGGTCGCGCGCCAGCTTCAGGATCATGTCCTCGTCGAGCGGCTTCATGAAGCGCGCATCCGCGATCGTGGCGGAGAGGCCGTGCGCGGCGAGCTCGTCGGCCGCCTTCTCGCACTCGGCGAGGCGGGTACCGAACGACAGCAGCGCGACCTTCTTGCCCTCGCGGATGATGCGGCCCTTGCCGACTTCCAGGGGAATGCCGACTTCCGGCATCTCGACGCCGCGACCTTCGCCGCGCGGATAGCGCAGCGCGCTCGGGCGATCGTTGATCGCGACCTGGGTCGCCACCATGTGGACCATCTCCGCCTCGTCGGAGGCCGCCATGATCACCATGTTGGGCAGGCAGCCGAGATAGGCGTTGTCGAACGAGCCGGCATGGGTCGCGCCGTCGGCGCCGACCAGGCCGGCGCGGTCGATCGCGAAGCGGACCGGCAGGCTCTGGATCGCGACGTCATGGACCACCTGGTCATAGCCGCGCTGCAAGAAGGTCGAGTAGATCGCGCAGAACGGCTTGTAGCCTTCGGTGGCGAGGCCGGCGGCGAAGGTCACGGCATGCTGCTCGGCGATGCCGACGTCGAAGGTGCGATCCGGGAACGCCTTGTTGAAAATGTCGACGCCGGTGCCCGACGGCATCGCCGCGGTGATGGCGACGATCTTGTCGTCCTTCTGGGCTTCCTTGACCAGGCTCTGGCCGAACACGTTCTGGTAGGCCGGCGCGTTCGGCTTGGCCTTGGCCTGGGTGCCGGTCGCGACGTCGAACTTGACGACGGCGTGATACTTGTCGGCCGAGGCTTCGGCCGGGCCATAGCCCTTGCCCTTCTGGGTCACGACGTGGACCAGGATCGGCCCGGTCTCCATGTCGCGGACGTTCTTCAGCACCGGCAAGAGATGGTCGAGATTGTGACCGTCGATCGGGCCGACATAATAGAAGCCGAGCTCCTCGAACAGCGTGCCGCCGTCCATCATGAAGCCGCGGGAATATTCCTCGACGCGGTTGGCGCGGTTGGCGAGGATCTTGGGCAGGCGCTTGTTGATCTGCTTGGCGGCCTCGCGCAGCGAGCGGTAGGTCTTGCCGGAGTACAGGCGCGACAGATAGGCGCTCATCGCACCGACCGGCGGTGCGATCGACATGTCGTTGTCGTTGAGGATCACGATCAGGCGCGAGTTCATCGCGCCGGCGTTGTTCATGGCCTCATAGGCCATGCCCGCTGACATCGCACCGTCACCGATCACGGCGATAACGTTGTTCTTGCCGCCCGAGAGATCGCGCGCCACAGCCATGCCGAGGCCGGCCGAAATCGAGGTCGAGGAGTGCGCGGCGCCGAACGGATCGTAGTCGCTCTCGGTGCGCTTGGTGAAGCCGGAGAGGCCGCCGCCGGTGCGCAGCGTGCGGATGCGGTCGCGGCGTCCGGTCAGGATCTTGTGCGGGTAGGCCTGGTGGCCGACGTCCCAGATCAGGCGGTCGCGCGGGGTGTCGAAGATGTAGTGGATGGCGGTGGTCAGTTCGACCACGCCGAGGCCGGCGCCGAAATGGCCGCCGGTCACCGACACGGCGTCGATGGTTTCCTGGCGGAGCTCGTCGGCAACTTGCCGCACCTGCTCGACCTTCAGCTTGCGCAGGTCATCCGGCGTGCGAATAGTGTCAAGAAGCGGCGTTTTACTAAATGTGGTCACAGCGAATTTCCAATTTTTGCCTGTCGGAACGAATCGCCCGACGCGAGATGGGTTGGCGCGCTCACCGCGCAGCGAATGCCAGACACTGGGTGCCGCCCCGGCAGGCCGGTGCCTGGTTGTAAAGCTAGATTCACTCCGGATTGGACCACGTGATATGCATCACCTTGGTCGCTCTTCACCCGTCCCGGTTCAGTTTTGTCGAACCATTTGAGATGCTTGCCGCCCGAAGAATCCGGGCCGCCCGCCACCCTCAAATGCCCATAGAACTGGAAGCATTACACCAAAGCCGTAGCCAAAGCCAACCCGCTAGGGGCGCTGGGTTCCTATGCTTTGTATTAAAAAAGCTAGTCTTTTCAATGCTTGGGGCTGATGATGGGTTCCATGTCGCCCAATTTAACGGCAGCCGGCTGGTCTGGATCGGCCTGATCCGGGACTGCGGCCGGCCGCCACGGTCGGCCCGTAGTCCCACGGATTGCTGGAAATGCGCAGCAATAATCGACCGCCGTTGCGGACATTCTGTCGCATGATCGTGCCGGTTGTCGCCGCGCGGCGCTACTGCACGTCGAGCGGCTCGGTGCCGGTCGCCTGACCCGAGGCGTCGGTGGTGATCTTGTCGACGCGGGCCTCGGCCTGGCGCAGCAATTCCTCGCAGCGCCGCTTCAGCGCTTCGCCGCGCTCATAGATCGTGACCGATTCCTCAAGCGGGACCTTGCCGTCCTCGAGCCGCTTGACGATGGATTCGAGTTCCTCGATCGCGCGCTCGAACGACAGCTTCTTGACGTCGGCTTGGGTATTTTCGGCCATCTCATGTTCCCGACTGCGCACGTATCTGTGCGCAGAATCAATCGAATTTTTGCGAGCTTATTGTGGCGGGGTTTTACGCGCCCATCAATGCGGTGACGTGAGATGCCACCGACTCTTTCAGGCCCTCGAGATCGTAGCCGCCCTCCAGGACGGAGACAACGCGGCCGCCGGCGCTCTTGTCGGCGAGATCCATCAGCTTGCGCGTGACCCAGCCGAAATCCTCGCCCGTCAGGTTGATCGAGGCCAGGGGATCGCGGTGATGCGCGTCGAAGCCTGCCGAGATGACGACGAGCTCTGGGGAAAACTTCTCGAGCTGCGGCAGGATCAGGTTCTCGAACGCGGCGCGGAATTTGGCACCGCCGTCGCCGGGCGCTAGCGGCGCGTTGACGACAGTATCGTGCTCGCCGCGCTCGCCGGCGGCTCCGGTGCCGGGAAACAGCGGCATCTGATGTGTCGAGCAGTACATCACGGTCGGATCGGCCCAGAAGATGTCCTGCGTGCCGTTGCCGTGATGGACATCGAAATCGATCACCGCGGCGCGCTTGATGCCATATTTGCGCTGCGCGTGGCGCGCCGCGATCGCGGCATTGT
Coding sequences within:
- a CDS encoding nucleoside 2-deoxyribosyltransferase: MRVYLAGPDVFLPDAVEIGRRKAEVCAYHGLTGLYPLDNSINPTTAGASLTIFKSNEAMMESADAIIANLTPFRGPSADAGTVYELGYMAGRGKLCLAYSNDPTSYANRVARLQQVAPAPDGRLIDAEGLTVEEFGLPDNLMMMHALDLHGSPLVTPREPAADLWHDLTSFEACVRLAAAQRRQGTK
- the dxs gene encoding 1-deoxy-D-xylulose-5-phosphate synthase, producing the protein MTTFSKTPLLDTIRTPDDLRKLKVEQVRQVADELRQETIDAVSVTGGHFGAGLGVVELTTAIHYIFDTPRDRLIWDVGHQAYPHKILTGRRDRIRTLRTGGGLSGFTKRTESDYDPFGAAHSSTSISAGLGMAVARDLSGGKNNVIAVIGDGAMSAGMAYEAMNNAGAMNSRLIVILNDNDMSIAPPVGAMSAYLSRLYSGKTYRSLREAAKQINKRLPKILANRANRVEEYSRGFMMDGGTLFEELGFYYVGPIDGHNLDHLLPVLKNVRDMETGPILVHVVTQKGKGYGPAEASADKYHAVVKFDVATGTQAKAKPNAPAYQNVFGQSLVKEAQKDDKIVAITAAMPSGTGVDIFNKAFPDRTFDVGIAEQHAVTFAAGLATEGYKPFCAIYSTFLQRGYDQVVHDVAIQSLPVRFAIDRAGLVGADGATHAGSFDNAYLGCLPNMVIMAASDEAEMVHMVATQVAINDRPSALRYPRGEGRGVEMPEVGIPLEVGKGRIIREGKKVALLSFGTRLAECEKAADELAAHGLSATIADARFMKPLDEDMILKLARDHEILITIEEGSVGGFGSHVVQFLTDHGMLDSGMLKFRSMVLPDVFLDHDTPAAMYARAGLDAKSIVAKVFETLGKDYKTETVKLA
- a CDS encoding exodeoxyribonuclease VII small subunit, with the translated sequence MAENTQADVKKLSFERAIEELESIVKRLEDGKVPLEESVTIYERGEALKRRCEELLRQAEARVDKITTDASGQATGTEPLDVQ
- a CDS encoding histone deacetylase family protein, encoding MTLLLTHAACLNHLTPPGHPERPDRLRAVAEVLGEDRFKALVRDLAPEGDLDTVLLCHGEHYVGELRHIAPTSGMIYIDGDTSMSPGTWEAVMRGVGGAVAATDAVMEGKHQNAFVAVRPPGHHAEKSTPMGFCFFDNAAIAARHAQRKYGIKRAAVIDFDVHHGNGTQDIFWADPTVMYCSTHQMPLFPGTGAAGERGEHDTVVNAPLAPGDGGAKFRAAFENLILPQLEKFSPELVVISAGFDAHHRDPLASINLTGEDFGWVTRKLMDLADKSAGGRVVSVLEGGYDLEGLKESVASHVTALMGA